The following are encoded in a window of Torulaspora globosa chromosome 4, complete sequence genomic DNA:
- the COM2 gene encoding Com2p (ancestral locus Anc_8.144), whose translation MSALQLQRIESNGTATSLNDHFNLQLIPKQQLDQAVNNDLTGNTLASETQRGYIPRRPSVSANGVNVFEDFFSLQEPDGGEATRESRRLSISEYDVDNAGYYEYEYFGKKNDDMTPPATFNDNDEDIVMMSDDEVRPFEFDLAGMASGDAPEPQLEIDTFLAEEFTDPLIYGADEPQRKKMRDYFKLNIFSSNSGAADDRKKYFWSRKKKSALKNYEEEELVVEETSSSIVINPSKLISNHHETVVPTQDKYDDGDEYLGAEPISQFTVFDAHVLDQNVKSLAPATAKRNSSSMPKPRGRKPSPIPDASKQYGCEYCDRRFKRQEHLKRHIRSLHMGEKPFNCLICGKKFSRSDNLNQHVKTHSHQGL comes from the coding sequence ATGTCGGCTTTGCAATTGCAGAGGATAGAATCCAATGGCACTGCAACGAGTTTGAATGATCATTTCAACTTGCAACTGATACCTAAGCAACAGTTGGATCAAGCTGTGAATAATGATCTGACAGGAAATACCCTCGCGTCCGAGACGCAGAGAGGTTATATTCCGAGGAGACCTTCGGTCAGTGCTAATGGTGTGAATGTTTTTGAAGACTTTTTCAGTTTGCAAGAGCCTGATGGCGGCGAAGCTACGCGGGAGAGTCGAAGACTTTCCATCTCGGAATACGACGTCGATAATGCCGGCTATTATGAATACGAGTATTTCGGTAAGAAGAATGATGATATGACACCACCAGCGACTTTTAACGACAACGATGAGGATATAGTAATGATGAGTGACGACGAGGTGCGCCCGTTCGAGTTCGATCTCGCTGGGATGGCGAGTGGCGATGCGCCGGAGCCGCAGCTCGAGATAGACACTTTTCTGGCGGAGGAGTTCACCGATCCGCTGATTTATGGGGCTGACGAACCgcagaggaaaaagatGAGGGATTACTTCAAATTGAACATCTTCAGTAGTAACTCCGGCGCCGCCGACGACAGAAAGAAGTATTTTTGGagcaggaaaaagaagagcGCGCTCAAGAACtacgaggaggaagagctTGTCGTCGAGGAGACGAGCAGCAGCATAGTGATTAACCCATCCAAATTGATCTCCAATCACCACGAGACGGTTGTACCGACGCAGGACAAATACGACGACGGTGACGAATATCTTGGCGCCGAGCCCATATCGCAGTTCACAGTGTTCGATGCGCACGTCCTCGACCAGAACGTCAAATCGCTGGCACCGGCCACAGCGAAGCGAAATTCAAGCAGTATGCCGAAACCGCGGGGGCGTAAGCCATCGCCCATCCCGGATGCATCGAAGCAGTACGGCTGCGAGTACTGCGATAGACGATTCAAGCGCCAAGAACATCTCAAGCGACACATCAGGTCGTTGCACATGGGCGAGAAACCCTTCAACTGTCTGATATGCGGAAAAAAATTCAGCAGAAGCGACAACTTGAATCAGCATGTAAAAACTCATTCGCACCAGGGACTATAG
- the MND1 gene encoding Mnd1p (ancestral locus Anc_8.143) codes for MKELEKLIPKKCAGVSPMLVKDLVQQMIDEDGLICVEKCGNINVYWCFKNQIIQKVYDSCERLKGQIEAKEKETVQLKENLRSTCNGDRKELFKSKDGKTQLSRQEQLKLNREIEESIKNLQSEYNRLSQTRWDKKKIDEKKKALDQSLRKLEVITDNIDIIIDYFRAKYGVESKSIRQELEIPEDFPQIET; via the coding sequence atgaaagagctggaaaaatTGATTCCGAAGAAATGCGCCGGCGTGTCCCCTATGCTAGTGAAAGACTTAGTTCAGCAGATGATCGATGAGGACGGTTTGATCTGCGTGGAAAAATGTGGAAATATTAATGTTTATTGGTGTTTTAAGAACCAGATTATTCAGAAAGTTTATGACAGCTGTGAGAGACTGAAGGGGCAGATCGAGGCCAAGGAGAAAGAGACGGTGCAGCTCAAGGAAAATTTAAGATCGACATGCAATGGTGACagaaaagagcttttcaagtCCAAAGATGGAAAGACCCAGCTGTCCAGGCAGGAACAGCTGAAGTTGAACCGGGAGATTGAGGAAAGCATCAAGAACCTGCAATCGGAGTACAACCGGTTATCGCAGACGCGATgggacaagaagaaaatagatgagaagaagaaggctctGGACCAGAGTCTAAGGAAGCTGGAGGTTATCACTGATAACATCGATATTATTATCGACTATTTCCGCGCCAAATATGGCGTGGAGTCAAAATCTATCCGACAAGAGCTAGAGATTCCAGAAGATTTCCCACAGATTGAAACCTGA
- the GTS1 gene encoding Gts1p (ancestral locus Anc_8.142) has protein sequence MRFRSSSYASKSSEKELKDLVNLPENGNRCGECGNVFPTWCSVNLGVFLCGRCASVHRKILSLRDDDAYSDVKSLTIDRWSERDLDDLARSGGNRHNNELWNPKKQPFPYDGDEDKSVVEQFIRDKYVNGKFRYSAINPDDYGISGNRRRRDSTRERSRSGSSLNVRRGYGSAGDLPRLSNRQARDYELSRYSRELRTLKDMGFRDIDLNAQALSHAHGDVNRAIDILENHNRGNGSSTTSLHGSRGSSVTNSRAGSRTNLSAPDINPPLPRRPASQSAPQPAVFDGTDESLMMPVATGQLPQPAVFDGATGIAPVQQYYDPATGMIYVDQQQYQQQFLLQQQQQQQHQLQQLHQQQLQQQQTQAEKNELLSLYQRPDLYTTPVEINQNNPNYQLLSQVQQQQQQELLQMQHAQMQSAQPPQQMYQAYYMP, from the coding sequence ATGAGATTCAGAAGCAGCTCCTATGCCAGTAAAAGTTCCGAGAAGGAACTGAAAGACTTGGTCAATTTGCCAGAGAACGGCAACAGGTGCGGAGAATGTGGAAATGTTTTCCCTACATGGTGTTCGGTTAATTTAGGAGTGTTTTTATGTGGCAGATGCGCTTCAGTCCACCGGAAAATCCTTTCATTGAGAGACGACGATGCGTATTCTGACGTGAAATCTCTGACGATTGATCGCTGGAGTGAGCGAGACTTGGACGATTTAGCAAGAAGTGGAGGGAATAGACATAACAACGAACTGTGGAATCCCAAGAAGCAGCCCTTTCCGTACGACGGTGACGAGGACAAGAGCGTTGTGGAGCAGTTTATTAGAGATAAATACGTTAACGGCAAGTTCAGGTACTCTGCCATTAACCCCGACGACTACGGGATCAGCGGGAACAGGAGGAGAAGAGACAGCACGAGAGAGAGGAGCAGAAGCGGATCCAGCCTTAATGTGAGGAGAGGCTACGGCTCAGCGGGCGATCTGCCCCGGTTAAGCAATCGTCAGGCGAGAGACTACGAGTTGAGCAGGTACTCGCGAGAGCTGCGGACGTTGAAGGACATGGGGTTCAGGGACATCGATTTGAATGCGCAGGCTCTCAGCCACGCACACGGCGATGTAAACAGAGCCATCGACATTCTCGAAAACCACAACAGGGGCAACGGAAGCAGCACTACATCGTTGCACGGCAGCAGAGGCAGCTCAGTCACCAACTCCAGGGCAGGATCGCGAACCAATCTGTCTGCGCCAGATATCAATCCACCGCTGCCCAGGAGACCAGCTAGTCAAAGCGCTCCGCAGCCGGCTGTGTTTGATGGCACAGACGAGAGCCTGATGATGCCTGTCGCGACCGGCCAGCTGCCACAACCTGCAGTATTCGACGGCGCCACGGGCATAGCTCCCGTTCAGCAGTATTACGACCCCGCCACGGGCATGATCTACGTAGATCAGCAACAGTACCAGCAGCAATTCCTacttcaacagcaacaacagcaacaacacCAGCTGCAGCAATTACATCAACAACAgttgcaacagcagcaaacacAGGCAGAAAAGAACGAACTACTCTCGCTCTACCAACGCCCAGACCTATACACTACACCGGTAGAAATCAACCAGAATAATCCAAATTACCAGCTACTGAGTCAA